One stretch of Amycolatopsis sp. NBC_00345 DNA includes these proteins:
- a CDS encoding MFS transporter, with protein MTRTTTAPPRRSVLWSREHRLTTIGLLLVVTLVAFENMGVATAMPTLVADLHGLALYSWPFTTFLIASVVATVLSGRMGDRRGPVPALMAGPVLFAAGLLVAGTANGMPMLLAGRALQGLGSGFLLVAVSLLIAATFTDRERPVIYAANAAAWVLPAVVGPFVAGLITVSIGWRWVFLGLSPLVAIGVALLVVVARRLPAHVPTATARRAGVVPAVVAALGVAALSWAAQHPSPVAIAYGAVGLVALAAALRKLLPAGTLTARPGLPTVIASRALLSGAYAGMEAYLPLTMSAVHGYGPALAGLPLTITALGWSAGSALQGRFLDWSREASLRTGFALVAASLVGFVLVSQPWFPAWLAFVICAVGGAGMGIAMPAISVLLLRYSPEGERGFNTSAMQLADWVGSALLIGLGGVLLAVVASAVHPSAAMAILGAALVLLTSLGVRLTSRWPRKV; from the coding sequence ATGACCCGGACGACCACCGCCCCGCCCCGAAGAAGCGTCCTGTGGAGCCGCGAGCATCGGCTCACCACGATCGGTCTGTTGCTGGTGGTCACGCTGGTCGCGTTCGAGAACATGGGCGTGGCCACCGCGATGCCGACTCTCGTCGCGGACCTGCACGGCCTCGCGCTCTACTCGTGGCCGTTCACCACGTTCCTGATCGCCAGCGTGGTGGCGACGGTCCTGTCCGGCCGCATGGGTGACCGCCGTGGCCCGGTTCCCGCGCTGATGGCCGGACCGGTGCTCTTCGCCGCCGGCCTGCTCGTCGCCGGCACGGCCAACGGGATGCCCATGCTGCTGGCCGGCCGCGCGCTGCAGGGCCTCGGCTCCGGTTTCCTGCTGGTCGCGGTGTCGCTGCTGATCGCCGCGACGTTCACTGACCGTGAACGCCCGGTCATCTACGCCGCCAACGCCGCGGCCTGGGTCTTGCCCGCCGTGGTCGGCCCGTTCGTCGCGGGCCTGATCACCGTCAGCATCGGCTGGCGGTGGGTGTTCCTCGGTCTGAGCCCGCTGGTCGCGATCGGGGTGGCCCTGCTCGTCGTCGTGGCCCGCCGCCTGCCCGCACACGTGCCGACGGCTACGGCCCGACGCGCCGGTGTGGTCCCCGCCGTGGTCGCCGCGCTGGGTGTCGCGGCCCTGAGCTGGGCCGCCCAGCATCCGTCACCGGTTGCCATCGCCTACGGCGCCGTGGGCCTCGTCGCCCTGGCTGCCGCCTTGAGGAAGCTCCTCCCCGCCGGCACGCTGACCGCTCGTCCTGGCCTGCCGACCGTCATTGCCTCCCGGGCTCTGCTTTCCGGCGCCTACGCAGGCATGGAGGCCTACCTGCCGCTCACTATGAGCGCCGTCCACGGCTACGGTCCCGCGCTGGCCGGCCTGCCCCTGACGATCACCGCGCTGGGCTGGTCGGCGGGGTCGGCGCTGCAGGGCCGATTCCTCGACTGGTCCCGCGAAGCGTCCCTGCGCACCGGCTTCGCGTTGGTCGCGGCGAGCCTGGTCGGTTTCGTGCTGGTGTCGCAGCCCTGGTTCCCGGCCTGGCTCGCGTTCGTGATCTGCGCGGTCGGCGGCGCGGGCATGGGCATCGCGATGCCGGCGATCTCCGTCCTATTGCTCAGGTACTCGCCCGAGGGCGAACGTGGCTTCAACACCTCCGCCATGCAGCTCGCGGACTGGGTCGGCTCGGCCCTTTTGATCGGCCTCGGCGGCGTGCTCCTCGCCGTGGTCGCGTCCGCCGTCCACCCTTCAGCGGCGATGGCGATCCTCGGCGCTGCTCTCGTCCTGCTCACCTCGCTGGGAGTTCGCCTGACCAGCCGTTGGCCGCGGAAGGTGTGA
- a CDS encoding cysteine desulfurase family protein, whose protein sequence is MTYLDHAATTPMLPEAVAAMTEALSTVGNASALHSSGRRARRVVEESREVIAAALSARPSEVIFTGGGTESDNLAVKGIFWARHGEQPERRRILCGAVEHHAVLDTVEWLEAECGAEITWLEVDTQGRVSPDTLRAAIGSAPETVALATVMWANNEVGTINPITELAAVCAEFGIPLHTDAVQAVGAVPVDFAESGAAALTLTGHKLGGPYGVGALLLGRDTACVPVLHGGGQERSVRSGTLDVPAIASFAVAVRASVEARGEYAARVEKLRDELIEAVLREVPDAILNGGSGDRLPGHAHFTFPGSAGDSLLMLLDAKGIECSTGSACTAGVAQPSHVLLAMGADAAAARGSLRFSLGHTSTLDDVTALAREIGGVVARARQAGLAGMRKQTQKQEV, encoded by the coding sequence ATGACCTATCTCGACCATGCGGCGACCACTCCGATGTTGCCCGAAGCCGTGGCGGCGATGACTGAGGCACTGTCCACCGTGGGCAATGCCTCCGCGTTGCATTCCTCAGGACGGCGAGCGCGCCGGGTGGTCGAAGAGTCCCGCGAGGTTATAGCGGCCGCCCTCAGCGCCCGTCCCTCCGAGGTGATCTTCACCGGCGGCGGCACGGAGAGTGACAACCTTGCGGTCAAGGGCATCTTCTGGGCCCGCCACGGCGAGCAGCCCGAGCGCCGCCGCATCCTGTGCGGTGCCGTAGAGCACCACGCCGTCCTGGATACCGTCGAGTGGCTCGAGGCCGAGTGTGGCGCCGAGATCACCTGGCTCGAGGTCGACACCCAGGGCCGGGTCTCGCCGGACACCCTCCGCGCCGCCATTGGCTCGGCGCCCGAGACAGTCGCCCTCGCAACGGTGATGTGGGCCAACAACGAGGTCGGCACCATCAACCCCATCACCGAGTTGGCCGCTGTATGCGCCGAGTTCGGCATCCCGCTGCACACCGACGCAGTCCAGGCGGTCGGCGCCGTCCCTGTCGACTTCGCGGAGAGCGGCGCGGCCGCGCTGACCCTCACCGGCCACAAGCTCGGCGGCCCGTACGGCGTCGGCGCACTCCTTCTCGGCCGCGACACCGCGTGCGTACCGGTACTCCACGGAGGCGGCCAGGAGCGGAGCGTTCGCTCTGGCACCCTCGACGTCCCGGCGATCGCCAGTTTCGCGGTGGCAGTCCGAGCGAGCGTCGAAGCCCGCGGGGAGTACGCGGCCCGTGTCGAGAAGCTTCGCGACGAGCTGATCGAAGCTGTCCTCCGTGAGGTGCCGGACGCCATCCTCAACGGCGGTTCCGGTGACCGGTTGCCCGGACATGCCCACTTCACCTTCCCCGGCTCCGCCGGCGACAGCCTCCTGATGCTGCTGGACGCCAAGGGAATCGAATGCTCCACCGGCTCCGCGTGCACCGCCGGCGTCGCCCAGCCCAGCCACGTGCTGCTCGCCATGGGCGCCGACGCGGCCGCCGCGCGGGGCTCCCTCCGATTTTCGCTTGGCCACACGTCGACACTGGATGATGTGACGGCACTCGCGCGCGAGATCGGCGGAGTCGTCGCGCGGGCCCGGCAGGCGGGACTCGCCGGCATGCGCAAGCAGACCCAGAAGCAAGAGGTGTAA
- a CDS encoding DUF222 domain-containing protein, with protein sequence MNHPELPKTGTEKTTETTDLAFLLRAMQTNLDMFEHLHPEQLMQVARSASSEIARLQALQLHCLAGLRRRRADHRELAAEIALALCITDNRAGAMISAAEALTNRLPRTFRLMDNGSLDLYRAMKVTDGTLWLSDHNARLVDIVLEGRLSDKNPTQIRKATTYAAMKADPEGAANRALRRRSERRVALHQQDDGVAHLSVDNAPAEKANAAYLRIDKIARSLQTGNEKRTLDQLRTDVALDLLLTGKGGTSERTEVYLYVDLQTYLGLNDSPAELAGHGNVPAEIARHIATGPDTTLRRLITDPLNGQVIEVGKFRYRPSVNVSEFARIRDRECRHPGCSRPAQGCATENTAAESAKPGSDADSTLSYCLRHRRLKNRVDWEYKVRADGKLVVTTPTGQTVESIPRPLHEPRPSSEQLGETRLGA encoded by the coding sequence ATGAACCACCCGGAACTGCCGAAGACCGGCACCGAAAAGACCACCGAAACAACCGATCTGGCCTTCCTGCTACGCGCGATGCAGACGAACCTCGACATGTTCGAGCACCTACATCCGGAACAGCTCATGCAGGTCGCCCGAAGCGCGAGCTCGGAGATAGCGCGCCTGCAGGCACTGCAGCTCCATTGCCTGGCCGGCTTGCGGAGACGAAGAGCGGACCACCGCGAACTCGCCGCCGAAATAGCGTTGGCCCTGTGCATCACCGACAACCGGGCCGGCGCGATGATCTCCGCGGCGGAAGCCCTGACCAACCGCCTCCCACGGACGTTTCGCTTGATGGACAACGGATCCCTGGATCTCTACCGCGCCATGAAGGTCACCGACGGCACGCTGTGGTTGTCGGACCACAACGCGCGGCTCGTCGACATCGTCCTCGAAGGAAGGCTTTCGGACAAGAACCCCACTCAGATTCGCAAGGCCACCACGTACGCCGCTATGAAGGCCGATCCGGAAGGCGCGGCGAACCGTGCCCTACGGAGGCGAAGCGAACGCAGGGTCGCGCTGCACCAACAGGATGACGGTGTTGCGCATCTGTCCGTCGACAACGCACCAGCTGAGAAGGCCAACGCCGCCTACCTACGTATCGACAAGATCGCGCGCTCACTCCAGACGGGCAACGAGAAGCGCACCCTCGACCAGCTCCGCACGGACGTCGCGCTCGACCTGTTGCTCACCGGAAAGGGTGGCACCAGCGAACGGACGGAGGTCTATCTCTACGTCGATCTGCAGACCTACCTCGGTCTCAACGACAGCCCTGCCGAGCTGGCCGGCCACGGGAACGTCCCGGCCGAGATCGCCCGCCACATCGCGACCGGACCGGACACCACGTTGCGACGGCTCATCACCGACCCGCTCAACGGACAGGTCATCGAGGTCGGCAAGTTCCGCTATCGGCCAAGCGTCAACGTCAGCGAATTCGCACGAATCCGAGACCGCGAGTGCCGTCACCCCGGCTGCTCACGGCCGGCGCAGGGATGCGCGACTGAAAACACCGCGGCGGAATCGGCCAAGCCTGGGTCCGACGCCGACAGCACGTTGAGCTACTGCCTTCGGCACCGGCGTCTCAAGAACCGCGTCGATTGGGAGTACAAGGTGCGCGCTGACGGGAAACTCGTGGTCACCACGCCGACCGGGCAGACAGTCGAAAGCATCCCGCGGCCGCTGCACGAGCCGCGGCCCAGCTCCGAACAGCTCGGGGAGACAAGGCTGGGCGCCTAA
- the mnmA gene encoding tRNA 2-thiouridine(34) synthase MnmA, which produces MRVLAAMSGGVDSAVAAARAVDAGHDVVGVHLALSAKPGTLRTGSRGCCTIEDSHDARRAADIMGIPFYIWDFAERFTEEVVETFVGEYAAGRTPNPCVTCNEKIKFEALLEKAMALGFDAVATGHYARLAVVDGEPKLRRSADEGKDQSYVLASLTPEQLSHAMFPLGDSWKSEVRAEAEQRGLSVANKPDSHDICFIPDGDTKKFLENRLGQRPGELVDAETGAVLGQHTGVHGFTVGQRKGLGIEAPASDGRPRYVLSLEPVSGTVKVGSSAELGIDAIEADRAIWPSGQALDGPTECVVQVRAHGGIAEAVAETEGERVSIQLREPLRGVAPGQVVVLYRPDSESGDLVLGSAKISSTR; this is translated from the coding sequence ATGCGGGTACTGGCCGCTATGAGCGGAGGAGTGGATTCGGCGGTCGCAGCCGCGCGTGCGGTCGACGCCGGGCACGACGTCGTCGGTGTGCACCTGGCACTGTCCGCCAAACCCGGCACGCTGAGGACGGGTTCTCGCGGGTGCTGCACCATCGAGGATTCGCACGATGCCCGCCGCGCTGCCGACATCATGGGCATTCCCTTCTACATCTGGGACTTCGCCGAGCGCTTCACCGAAGAGGTCGTCGAGACCTTCGTCGGCGAGTACGCCGCCGGCCGTACCCCGAACCCTTGCGTCACATGCAACGAAAAGATCAAGTTCGAGGCGCTGCTGGAAAAGGCGATGGCGCTCGGCTTCGATGCTGTAGCGACTGGCCACTACGCCCGCCTTGCCGTTGTGGACGGCGAACCGAAGCTTCGGCGCAGCGCGGACGAGGGCAAGGATCAGTCGTACGTGCTGGCCTCATTGACCCCGGAGCAACTTAGCCACGCCATGTTCCCCCTCGGCGACTCGTGGAAGTCCGAGGTGCGAGCGGAGGCTGAGCAGCGTGGGCTTTCTGTGGCGAACAAGCCGGACAGCCACGATATCTGCTTCATCCCCGACGGCGACACGAAGAAGTTCCTCGAGAACCGGCTCGGACAGCGGCCCGGGGAACTGGTTGACGCAGAGACCGGCGCCGTGCTGGGGCAGCACACGGGTGTGCACGGTTTCACGGTCGGACAGCGTAAGGGGCTGGGCATCGAAGCTCCGGCGTCAGATGGGCGTCCGCGGTATGTCCTTTCGCTCGAGCCGGTTTCGGGCACGGTGAAGGTCGGCTCGTCCGCTGAGCTCGGGATCGATGCGATCGAAGCTGACCGGGCGATTTGGCCCAGTGGCCAGGCGCTCGACGGTCCGACCGAGTGCGTCGTCCAGGTGCGAGCGCACGGAGGCATCGCCGAGGCGGTCGCGGAGACCGAGGGTGAGCGGGTCAGCATCCAGCTGCGCGAGCCGTTGCGCGGCGTCGCCCCGGGGCAGGTTGTCGTCCTCTACCGGCCCGACAGTGAGTCCGGCGACCTCGTACTGGGCAGCGCGAAGATTTCCAGCACGCGCTGA